From the genome of Saprospiraceae bacterium:
GCCGCTTTATCAAATCCGGCCTCGAGGAGAACTCCTTCTTTTGCTCCTGCTGTTGATGGAAAATAATTTTTATATAATAACCTTATTCCCCCACTTAAATAAGTTTTATCATTATCAAATTCGTGATCCCTAATTATTTTGGAAATACCCTCGATTTCAAACTCCTCGGACAAGTCATCATAAAATTTAATTCTCTTTGCTAATGTAGCTGGATTGGTATTATTGGGATTTAAATTTAATTCCAAACCCGTTGGCGGATGAATGTGAATATCAATGTCCTCTGAAAATCTTTCTATTATTTTATATCCTTTCGATAGGATGTTCCTCCCTTCAATTCATATTCATATCCGTTTACTTTTAAAGCGTATAATACGTGCATAATCCAATAATCCTTTTCAATTAGTCCAGCATCTATATTCATTTCATCACTAAGAATACGGATAATATTTTCAAATTCGGCATGATTATGTAAGTAAACCTTTTTTATGTAATATAAATTAAGCAAATGCAGCAGTAAGAAGTTTTTTTGTTCTTACATTACCATAAAGATTGAGATTGCGGTTCAGATTTCGTTTATTCATTTGCTGAGCCTTTAGCTTTACCTTTGTCAATACCATTTCCTGATCTTCTGCTAAATGGTCAAGATTATTTACTAAATCAACTATTAAATATTCTTCTGTTGCTTTTTTTGGAAAGGCAAACTTTTTATGAAAATGAAAGGAACGTTTACCCAATTTTACTACGCCATGACGTTTCCGGTTATAAACTATTCGTTCATTGTACAATTGTGTAGTTCCTAAACCAAGGCTATTGTAGGCATTAAACGAGGTTATTAAAAAATGATCCTCTTTAAGAAAGGCGCTTACAAGTTTTTTTTCATCTGGAGGTACATTGCCAAAGACACTCTTTTCAGGAACATAGTAAAGCCCTTGAGATAATTTTTCTACTGAGCCATCATCATGAAGTTGCTCCAAATGTCTATCTATCGATTTAGACCAAAGTAATAGATCTTCCCTCCGGTAAACTGTACCTGGTTTAAGTTTTGCTTTTAATTCAAGTATTTTGCGTTCCATGTTTCTATGATTCACAAATTTACAGTATTTAAACCAAAATATATAAAATATAGTTCATAATTCATGCAAAAAATATTATAAATAACAGATAAACAAGCAAATATAATTATGTAGTGTTTCTTTATATAGAGAAGAAAGCTTGACCTTTCCAGAAAAGAAATACAAAATTGTTCCTTATTTATACTAGTATAAAATGTTGATTATCAATATGTATTACTTTCTGTAGTGGAATGTCACTATATATTTGAAGTTTGAGGACGCAATTAGCGACCTCAGAAAGAGGTGGAATTGAAATACTTCCCCCAAACATTTGATGAATCATAATATTTGAATCACTAGTTATACCCTAATTACCCAAATTCAGGCATCATTTTATACCCTACAATTTATATTTTAAAATTGCTTGATTGACTAGGGAGGGATGATATCACAATTTGTGATATCATCCTTGGATAAACGTTCTAAATCTGATTCGCCTGAAGCTTTTGCTGAATACTAGTTTACGACGTTGGTGAATGTATTGAAATAAAAAAGCAAAGATTCACCTGTATTTAAAATATACAAGCATTTATATCGCTTTAGCAATTTCCATTGAATGCTTACCTGCATTTATTTGGTAAAAACGGTACATTCTTCACCATCGTTCGTCTAGCCGAAAATTTTATTTATCGTATTTAAGAACGATATTATGAAATATCGTCTATAAAAGCGATATTTGCACAGACAAATACGATCTATGATTGCAGTCTTAACTGGAGATATTGTGTCCTCCCGAACCAGACCACAGCGGGTTTGGTTGCCCCAGCTTAAAGGGATCCTGAGCCAATATGGAACGGAGGGCAAGAACTGGGAAGTTTACAGAGGCGATAGTTTTCAGATCGCGGTAAAAGCGAACTTGGCTTTGAAATTGGCTATACACATCAAAGCGGGGATCAGGCTAAAGCCCGGATTGGATGTGCGCATAGGTATCGGTCTAGGAAAGCAATCCTCGAAAATCGTTAAAATCACTGAAGCCTCCGGAGAGGCATTTATCAAATCCGGTCAATGTTTTGATAGCTTAAAAAAGCAAAATTTGGCTATTTTGTCGGGAGAAACGGATTTGGACAGGAGTTTGAATGTGATGTTCTCATTGGCTTTACTTACTATGAATGAATGGAGTGTTGCCGTAAGTAAAGTCATCGTCCAGAATCTGGAAAATCCCGGAAAGAGTCAATTGGAAATCGCTAAAAAAATGAAAAAATCTCAAAGCACGGTGAGTGAAGCTTTAAAAAGGGGAGGCTTTGACGAGGTGATGCAGATGGAAATTTATTTTCAGGAACAAATTGCACGTAGCTCATGAATATTATCCTTTTGTTGACATTGGCCCATCTTTTGGGAGATTTTGTTTTACAACCAGAAAAGTGGGTCAAAGATAAAGCCGAACGAAAAGGCCTATCTGTGTATTTGTATTTGCATATTCTCGTGCATACCACATTGTTACTTGCACTATTAAATTTTAATTTGAACTATTGGCCCGTCATTGCGATCATTGCTGGTACTCATTACTTTATAGACTTGTTGAAAGTTTCGCTGAGTGGAAAGTTGAATGGCAAATTTTATTCTTTGCGGACCAACTCTTGCATTTTCCGTATTGTTTGCGCTTGCTCATTATTATTTGCATTTAGCTTTTCAACATGGTTTATATTTGAAGACAAAACAATACTTTTAATTTTGCGGCTTGATTTGTGTGACCAGAGTATCCGCGGTGATCATGATGTTCTTGTTGGCTTCCTGGAAATTTGAAGATTTGGATACAGATGACTCCCTCAAGAATGCAGGTAAGTACATAGGAATGCTAGAGCGTTTATTTGTTTTTGGATTTATTGTCTTAAATCAATGGTCTGCGATCGGGTGGCTGATGGCCGCAAATCCGTTTTCAGATTTAATGATCTTTCAAGGGCAAAGGATCGAAAGCTTACCGAATATTTTCTGATAGGCACTCTAGTTAGTTTTGGATTGGCCATAGGTTTTGCATTGTTATACCAATACTTTCTAAAAGAGATTTCAACAATGATAAACTGATGTGCTTCAAATTTGATTTTATCAATTTCTGAGATAAAATTTCATCCATTTGCTCATTCAGGGAAATTTGATTGAGTTGGGTTATTAATTATGCAGGAAGTCAAGAAAATAGAATAAGTGAATTCACTAACTCTCAAGAATTTGATAGAAGGCATTAATTCAAACTAAGCTAGTTTCTGAATGCCTAAGCAGGATCCTCTCAAACCTGCTCTTTTTGGCATTAAAAATGTATATTTACAGATTAGTTATTCGGAAATCTTTGAGAAATCGTTGGAGTTTGGCTTATCGCAAATTTTGCATTCTTTGCATTTGTACATCATTTAGTAATTTGTCTTTTGCACAATATTACAATGAACACCATATTGCTCCTGCACCCTGGCTGTACTGGCATGATGCAAATGAAATCATACTAGCCACACCTTCAGATACCAACATCAATATCGAAGTCCGTAAAAGTGATGGGTCTTATCTCGCGACACTCACTGCAAAAGAAGGTATGCCGGCAGTTTACAGACCGACAGGTAATTTCAGAGACTTTAACCGCCATACTTTAAATACCAAAATCACAGGGCCGGAATTCATTTAAAAAGCGATCAGATCTTCTCGGTAAACCTTAGAAATGTAGCTTCTGACCAATTGGGTACAGATGCTTACATCAAAGGAAATGCTTCTTTAACCAGCCTTGGGAATCCGGGTATCGGACTAACATTCAGGGTAGGTTATTATCGCGACGGACCCTT
Proteins encoded in this window:
- a CDS encoding transcriptional regulator; amino-acid sequence: MIAVLTGDIVSSRTRPQRVWLPQLKGILSQYGTEGKNWEVYRGDSFQIAVKANLALKLAIHIKAGIRLKPGLDVRIGIGLGKQSSKIVKITEASGEAFIKSGQCFDSLKKQNLAILSGETDLDRSLNVMFSLALLTMNEWSVAVSKVIVQNLENPGKSQLEIAKKMKKSQSTVSEALKRGGFDEVMQMEIYFQEQIARSS